A region of Diceros bicornis minor isolate mBicDic1 chromosome 31, mDicBic1.mat.cur, whole genome shotgun sequence DNA encodes the following proteins:
- the LOC131395435 gene encoding LOW QUALITY PROTEIN: olfactory receptor 4C11-like (The sequence of the model RefSeq protein was modified relative to this genomic sequence to represent the inferred CDS: inserted 2 bases in 2 codons) — METNNNVIDFILFGLTQDAGKQKAIFGVVLILYLMTLLGNLLIVVTIKTSRASESPMYFFLLCLSFADGCFSTTTXPRLIVDALXQKKTISYNECMTQVFAAHFFGCMEIFVLILKAFDCDVAICKPLRYTTFTSQQVCVVLVILAWVGSCIHSSAQIFLALRLPFCGPNVIDHYICDLQPLLKLTCMDTHVINLLTVHKKKKKNLLAVSNSGTICMVRFIILLMSYAVILYSLRHDSAEGRRKALSTCTSHFAVVVMLFGPCIFMYTLPPTTFPIDKTVAVFYTIVTPLLNPLIYTLRNAEVKNAIEKLWCSKVRLQLINDI; from the exons ATGGAGACGAATAACAATGTGATTGACTTCATTCTGTTTGGGTTGACACAGgatgcaggaaagcagaaagcaatatTTGGAGTCGTCTTGATTCTTTACCTCATGACACTGTTGGGGAACTTGCTCATTGTAGTGACTATCAAAACAAGCAGGGCTTCTGAGagccccatgtacttcttcctacTCTGTCTGTCCTTTGCTGACGGCTGCTTCTCTACAACCA GCCCCAGATTGATTGTGGATGCCC CTCAGAAGAAGACCATTTCCTACAATGAGTGCATGACTCAGGTCTTTGCAGCCCATTTCTTTGGCTGCATGGAAATCTTTGTGCTCATCCTCAAGGCCTTTGACTGCGATGTAGCCATTTGTAAGCCCTTGCGATACACAACTTTCACGAGCCAGCAAGTCTGTGTCGTGTTGGTGATTCTGGCCTGGGTGGGATCTTGTATCCACTCTTCAGCACAGATTTTCCTGGCTTTGAGATTGCCTTTCTGTGGCCCTAATGTGATTGACCACTATATCTGTGACTTGCAGCCCTTGTTGAAACTTACCTGCATGGACACTCACGTGATAAATTTGCTAActgttcacaaaaaaaaaaaaaaaaatttgctagcTGTTTCTAATAGTGGGACCATATGCATGGTGAGGTTCATAATTCTGCTTATGTCCTATGCTGTCATCTTGTACTCTCTGAGACACGACAGTGCAGAAGGAAGGCGAAAAGCCCTTTCCACATGCACCTcccactttgctgtagttgtcatGCTTTTTGGTCCATGCATATTTATGTACACTCTCCCACCAACCACATTTCCAATAGACAAGACGGTGGCTGTGTTTTATACAATTGTGACACCCTTGCTCAACCCTCTGATCTATACACTGAGGAATGCAGAGGTGAAAAATGCCATAGAAAAGTTATGGTGTAGCAAAGTACGACTTCAACTGATAAATGATATATAG